One stretch of Anabas testudineus chromosome 24, fAnaTes1.2, whole genome shotgun sequence DNA includes these proteins:
- the LOC113149374 gene encoding sine oculis-binding protein homolog A-like isoform X2, translated as MPEMEKGRPPENKRSRKPAHPVKREINQEMKTFAESTMNELLGWYGYDKVDLRDSEANEIRNYRERRQHVSVLKENSLPKPKSLDAKVSHSVLAMKSGERESASVPSSSSSSSSSTSSSLTSPKEHKSAPVIVPLIKPSTVEDVQNVQIVCVWCQKEGVKRYSLCMGSELKSFCSEKCFAACRRAYFKRNKARDEDLHGERSPQHPHTEDSPRLVLKINSNVRVCDWCKHVRHTKEYLDFGSGEERLQFCSTKCLNQYKMDVFYREARAALTSTSSSPSRTTQEARVDSSVAGQKLLTPESWSNSNNTGEGRHRNISPKGPSLIHGSTESTSSEASSNSSSKFPVSGLRTLERPIQPPPPPPAVEMSPHPVPLPPPGPPRPPLEHQPGSQIPIPFIRPPLHAQGLKSPLANPPRHPAPPSSPIHRPPHSPHLQPPVSSSMNPPGLMHPFPGAYFPGLHSPPLNLLPRGPVPMPPIMNFGIPSFSPLLPQPTVLVPYPIIVPLPVPIPIPIPIPITSKATLETPTHRGVIQPVPEGSDKGSSRAKRPSSPGIPEGDCRLVANKLGGVLTQGFASLSDPTTRDSDWVKSERPFPSPASTPHSGTSSPRAQYNESPSSIPGSEGLTNYKQQQSDRQVIQRVLHRTQVKLEPSANGVVDLSGLGGSGTGQGTRSVPHDQYIIRPTPSLPQSPSHDTVHHHQDTPPPPSHTPPSPTGSTHPYDATSSVMKSQDHGPNGMSSSAPASPDSSLPQRVQAPQPDPALSELEAIKENKCSVVGSVRVEDPVSQSEEPLTIVGDVGEDPHVPDEDHAYALPTAPKTGGTTTPLLLPKLRDKGSLRSPATMPSAGDMEPALKRRCLRIRDQNK; from the exons ATGCcagagatggagaaagggaGACCACCGGAAAATAAACGCAGCAGGAAACCCGCGCACCCTGTAAAGAGGGAGATCAACCAGGAGATGAAG ACATTTGCAGAAAGCACCATGAACGAGCTCCTGGGATGGTACGGCTATGACAAGGTAGACCTCAGAGACTCCGAAGCCAACGAGATCCGAAACTACAGAGAGAGGCGTCAGCATGTGTCTGTGCTAAAAG AAAACTCTTTGCCAAAACCTAAGAGCCTGGACGCAAAAGTCAGTCACTCAGTTCTGGCCATGAAGAGCGGAGAAAGAGAGTCCGCCAGTGTCCCCTCTTCTTCatcgtcctcttcctcctcaacAAGTTCATCCCTGACCAGTCCTAAGGAGCACAAGAGTGCCCCTGTCATTGTCCCCCTCATAAAGCCATCAACAG TGGAAGATGTACAGAATGTGCAGATAGTGTGTGTTTGGTGCCAGAAGGAAGGTGTCAAACGCTACTCTCTATGCATGGGCTCAGAGCTCAAGAGTTTCTGCAGTGAGAAGTGTTTTGCTGCCTGCAGACGGGCCTACTTCAAACGCAATAAG GCCAGAGATGAAGACCTCCATGGTGAGAGATCCCCTCAGCACCCTCATACAGAGGACTCGCCCAGACTGGTGTTGAAGATAAACAGCAATGTCAGA GTATGTGATTGGTGCAAGCATGTCCGTCACACAAAAGAATACCTGGACTTTGGATCTGGTGAGGAACGGCTCCAGTTCTGCAGCACCAAGTGTTTGAATCAGTACAAGATGGATGTTTTCTACCGAGAAGCCCGTGCAGCTCTCACCAGCACCAGTTCCAGCCCAAGTAGAACCACTCAGGAGGCGAGGGTGGACAGCAGTGTGGCTGGCCAAAAATTACTCACTCCTGAGTCTTggagcaacagcaacaacacaggGGAAGGCCGCCACAGAAACATCTCCCCTAAAGGGCCTTCATTAATCCATGGATCAACAGAATCCACCTCCTCAGAGGCATCATCTAATTCTTCTTCCAAGTTCCCTGTCTCTGGGCTGAGGACCCTGGAGAGACCCAtccagcctcctccacctccacctgctgtGGAGATGTCGCCACACcctgttcctcttcctcccccagGTCCTCCTCGGCCACCTCTAGAACATCAGCCAGGATCTCAAATCCCCATACCCTTCATTAGACCCCCACTTCATGCTCAGGGCCTTAAAAGCCCCCTCGCCAACCCTCCCAGACACCCAGCTCCCCCTTCCAGTCCTATCCACCgacctcctcactctcctcacCTCCAACCCCCTGTTTCCTCTTCCATGAATCCACCTGGACTGATGCATCCCTTTCCAGGAGCCTACTTTCCTGGTTTGCACTCCCCTCCTCTGAACTTATTGCCAAGAGGTCCTGTCCCAATGCCTCCAATAATGAACTTTGGTATCCCTTCCTTTAGCCCTCTCCTGCCTCAGCCCACTGTCCTGGTGCCTTATCCCATCATTGTTCCCCTACCTGTCCCTATTCCTATCCCTATCCCCATTCCAATCACTTCTAAGGCAACTCTGGAAACTCCAACTCACAGAGGAGTAATCCAGCCTGTCCCAGAGGGGTCAGACAAGGGCAGCTCCAGGGCTAAGAGGCCATCATCTCCAGGGATCCCTGAAGGGGACTGCAGACTTGTAGCCAATAAATTGGGTGGAGTCTTGACTCAAGGTTTTGCCTCACTAAGTGACCCCACCACAAGGGACTCAGATTGGGTTAAATCAGAGAGGCCATTCCCATCCCCAGCATCCACACCCCACAGTGGTACATCCTCGCCCAGGGCTCAGTACAATGAATCTCCATCTTCAATCCCAGGGTCAGAGGGCCTGACAAATTATAAGCAACAGCAGTCAGACCGACAAGTCATCCAAAGGGTCCTTCACAGGACTCAAGTGAAACTGGAGCCCAGTGCCAATGGAGTGGTGGACCTATCAGGGCTGGGGGGATCAGGAACTGGGCAGGGCACCAGATCAGTGCCTCATGACCAGTATATCATCAGACCTACCCCTTCTCTACCACAGTCCCCCTCGCATGACACTGTTCACCATCACCAGGAcactccacctccaccttcacaCACCCCACCCAGCCCCACGGGGAGCACTCATCCATATGATGCCACATCCTCTGTCATGAAATCTCAGGACCACGGTCCAAATGGGATGTCTTCGTCTGCGCCTGCCAGTCCAGACTCCTCCCTACCCCAGAGAGTACAGGCACCACAACCTGACCCTGCACTCAGTGAGCTGGAGGCTATCAAAGAGAACAAGTGCTCTGTTGTAGGCTCAGTGCGGGTTGAGGATCCTGTTAGTCAGTCAGAAGAACCATTAACAATAGTAGGGGATGTAGGAGAGGACCCCCATGTTCCTGATGAGGACCATGCCTACGCCCTGCCAACAGCGCCAAAAACAGGTGGGACCACCACCCCACTGCTCTTGCCCAAACTCAGGGACAAGGGTAGCCTTCGGAGCCCTGCTACTATGCCCAGTGCTGGAGACATGGAGCCAGCTCTGAAGAGACGATGCCTTCGAATCCGAGATCAGAATAAGTAG
- the LOC113149374 gene encoding sine oculis-binding protein homolog A-like isoform X1 — MPEMEKGRPPENKRSRKPAHPVKREINQEMKTFAESTMNELLGWYGYDKVDLRDSEANEIRNYRERRQHVSVLKENSLPKPKSLDAKVSHSVLAMKSGERESASVPSSSSSSSSSTSSSLTSPKEHKSAPVIVPLIKPSTVEDVQNVQIVCVWCQKEGVKRYSLCMGSELKSFCSEKCFAACRRAYFKRNKARDEDLHGERSPQHPHTEDSPRLVLKINSNVRSLSPVPQVCDWCKHVRHTKEYLDFGSGEERLQFCSTKCLNQYKMDVFYREARAALTSTSSSPSRTTQEARVDSSVAGQKLLTPESWSNSNNTGEGRHRNISPKGPSLIHGSTESTSSEASSNSSSKFPVSGLRTLERPIQPPPPPPAVEMSPHPVPLPPPGPPRPPLEHQPGSQIPIPFIRPPLHAQGLKSPLANPPRHPAPPSSPIHRPPHSPHLQPPVSSSMNPPGLMHPFPGAYFPGLHSPPLNLLPRGPVPMPPIMNFGIPSFSPLLPQPTVLVPYPIIVPLPVPIPIPIPIPITSKATLETPTHRGVIQPVPEGSDKGSSRAKRPSSPGIPEGDCRLVANKLGGVLTQGFASLSDPTTRDSDWVKSERPFPSPASTPHSGTSSPRAQYNESPSSIPGSEGLTNYKQQQSDRQVIQRVLHRTQVKLEPSANGVVDLSGLGGSGTGQGTRSVPHDQYIIRPTPSLPQSPSHDTVHHHQDTPPPPSHTPPSPTGSTHPYDATSSVMKSQDHGPNGMSSSAPASPDSSLPQRVQAPQPDPALSELEAIKENKCSVVGSVRVEDPVSQSEEPLTIVGDVGEDPHVPDEDHAYALPTAPKTGGTTTPLLLPKLRDKGSLRSPATMPSAGDMEPALKRRCLRIRDQNK, encoded by the exons ATGCcagagatggagaaagggaGACCACCGGAAAATAAACGCAGCAGGAAACCCGCGCACCCTGTAAAGAGGGAGATCAACCAGGAGATGAAG ACATTTGCAGAAAGCACCATGAACGAGCTCCTGGGATGGTACGGCTATGACAAGGTAGACCTCAGAGACTCCGAAGCCAACGAGATCCGAAACTACAGAGAGAGGCGTCAGCATGTGTCTGTGCTAAAAG AAAACTCTTTGCCAAAACCTAAGAGCCTGGACGCAAAAGTCAGTCACTCAGTTCTGGCCATGAAGAGCGGAGAAAGAGAGTCCGCCAGTGTCCCCTCTTCTTCatcgtcctcttcctcctcaacAAGTTCATCCCTGACCAGTCCTAAGGAGCACAAGAGTGCCCCTGTCATTGTCCCCCTCATAAAGCCATCAACAG TGGAAGATGTACAGAATGTGCAGATAGTGTGTGTTTGGTGCCAGAAGGAAGGTGTCAAACGCTACTCTCTATGCATGGGCTCAGAGCTCAAGAGTTTCTGCAGTGAGAAGTGTTTTGCTGCCTGCAGACGGGCCTACTTCAAACGCAATAAG GCCAGAGATGAAGACCTCCATGGTGAGAGATCCCCTCAGCACCCTCATACAGAGGACTCGCCCAGACTGGTGTTGAAGATAAACAGCAATGTCAGA TCTCTCTCACCTGTGCCACAGGTATGTGATTGGTGCAAGCATGTCCGTCACACAAAAGAATACCTGGACTTTGGATCTGGTGAGGAACGGCTCCAGTTCTGCAGCACCAAGTGTTTGAATCAGTACAAGATGGATGTTTTCTACCGAGAAGCCCGTGCAGCTCTCACCAGCACCAGTTCCAGCCCAAGTAGAACCACTCAGGAGGCGAGGGTGGACAGCAGTGTGGCTGGCCAAAAATTACTCACTCCTGAGTCTTggagcaacagcaacaacacaggGGAAGGCCGCCACAGAAACATCTCCCCTAAAGGGCCTTCATTAATCCATGGATCAACAGAATCCACCTCCTCAGAGGCATCATCTAATTCTTCTTCCAAGTTCCCTGTCTCTGGGCTGAGGACCCTGGAGAGACCCAtccagcctcctccacctccacctgctgtGGAGATGTCGCCACACcctgttcctcttcctcccccagGTCCTCCTCGGCCACCTCTAGAACATCAGCCAGGATCTCAAATCCCCATACCCTTCATTAGACCCCCACTTCATGCTCAGGGCCTTAAAAGCCCCCTCGCCAACCCTCCCAGACACCCAGCTCCCCCTTCCAGTCCTATCCACCgacctcctcactctcctcacCTCCAACCCCCTGTTTCCTCTTCCATGAATCCACCTGGACTGATGCATCCCTTTCCAGGAGCCTACTTTCCTGGTTTGCACTCCCCTCCTCTGAACTTATTGCCAAGAGGTCCTGTCCCAATGCCTCCAATAATGAACTTTGGTATCCCTTCCTTTAGCCCTCTCCTGCCTCAGCCCACTGTCCTGGTGCCTTATCCCATCATTGTTCCCCTACCTGTCCCTATTCCTATCCCTATCCCCATTCCAATCACTTCTAAGGCAACTCTGGAAACTCCAACTCACAGAGGAGTAATCCAGCCTGTCCCAGAGGGGTCAGACAAGGGCAGCTCCAGGGCTAAGAGGCCATCATCTCCAGGGATCCCTGAAGGGGACTGCAGACTTGTAGCCAATAAATTGGGTGGAGTCTTGACTCAAGGTTTTGCCTCACTAAGTGACCCCACCACAAGGGACTCAGATTGGGTTAAATCAGAGAGGCCATTCCCATCCCCAGCATCCACACCCCACAGTGGTACATCCTCGCCCAGGGCTCAGTACAATGAATCTCCATCTTCAATCCCAGGGTCAGAGGGCCTGACAAATTATAAGCAACAGCAGTCAGACCGACAAGTCATCCAAAGGGTCCTTCACAGGACTCAAGTGAAACTGGAGCCCAGTGCCAATGGAGTGGTGGACCTATCAGGGCTGGGGGGATCAGGAACTGGGCAGGGCACCAGATCAGTGCCTCATGACCAGTATATCATCAGACCTACCCCTTCTCTACCACAGTCCCCCTCGCATGACACTGTTCACCATCACCAGGAcactccacctccaccttcacaCACCCCACCCAGCCCCACGGGGAGCACTCATCCATATGATGCCACATCCTCTGTCATGAAATCTCAGGACCACGGTCCAAATGGGATGTCTTCGTCTGCGCCTGCCAGTCCAGACTCCTCCCTACCCCAGAGAGTACAGGCACCACAACCTGACCCTGCACTCAGTGAGCTGGAGGCTATCAAAGAGAACAAGTGCTCTGTTGTAGGCTCAGTGCGGGTTGAGGATCCTGTTAGTCAGTCAGAAGAACCATTAACAATAGTAGGGGATGTAGGAGAGGACCCCCATGTTCCTGATGAGGACCATGCCTACGCCCTGCCAACAGCGCCAAAAACAGGTGGGACCACCACCCCACTGCTCTTGCCCAAACTCAGGGACAAGGGTAGCCTTCGGAGCCCTGCTACTATGCCCAGTGCTGGAGACATGGAGCCAGCTCTGAAGAGACGATGCCTTCGAATCCGAGATCAGAATAAGTAG